One window of Anaerolineales bacterium genomic DNA carries:
- a CDS encoding CinA family protein: protein MSLELRIGNIYNEKRFTLAVAESCTGGLIANRITDVAGSSAYFLGGVVAYSYEAKAALLGVSWDTLNTHGAVSKETVIEMALGARKIFNADIAVSVSGIAGPGGGTEEKPVGTTWIGLVTKDGEWARHFVWDGDRIENKLLSSDAALQFLLDLLEEKLR from the coding sequence ATGTCCTTGGAATTGCGTATAGGCAATATTTATAACGAAAAACGCTTTACTCTCGCGGTGGCGGAATCCTGCACTGGCGGCCTGATCGCGAATCGCATCACCGATGTAGCGGGTTCGTCTGCCTACTTTTTGGGAGGCGTGGTGGCTTATTCCTATGAAGCCAAAGCCGCCTTGCTCGGCGTATCATGGGATACATTGAACACACATGGGGCGGTTTCCAAAGAAACCGTCATCGAAATGGCGCTCGGCGCGCGGAAAATATTCAATGCCGATATTGCCGTCAGCGTGAGCGGGATCGCCGGACCCGGCGGCGGCACCGAAGAAAAACCCGTCGGCACCACCTGGATCGGCTTGGTGACGAAAGACGGCGAATGGGCGCGTCATTTCGTTTGGGATGGCGACCGTATCGAAAACAAACTGCTTTCAAGCGATGCCGCTTTGCAATTCCTACTTGATCTTCTTGAGGAAAAACTGCGATGA
- a CDS encoding protein kinase — translation MADWIGQTIGKVRIENYIARGGMAEVFLGTHLTLDRHVAVKFMHSHVESEPELLDRFQREAKAVAALRHPNIVQVYDFDTHNGHPYIVMEYINGPSLAMYLRTLHKNGGKLTLKQVAQLLKPLAEGLDYAHSQGIIHRDIKPGNIILSNNSAEYSSDKPLPPDTSCVITDFGLARISGSLTQTASGLVSGTPAYMSPEQAQGNSSVDHRADIYSLTVVLYEMLAGRVPFDGDSSLGVILKLISEPPPPIENISPEIQAVVSKGLEKLPENRHRSARELLGEFYEAIGMHAEAETIHSLRFKTPPPTASRTKPAQTRINPIWIGAGIFACLCFGVFAASLLGISVFTLLPGRTTPEQGIAGSTPQETHAAGVDEAGGASVIPIAGDFPVLRFQDALDQVTISGSFPDPEDGHYYEAWLIDDSNEVLTSLGTLEKNQAGQYSLTYLDPQSRNLLNVYNRMEITLEANPDPSPNPSDDIVYSSAVPPGALTHIRHLLGSFGGTPDQTPLTTGLLQTSQLVHDAGEAMAAALEAGDEKTLRMNAEVMINLIVGNQSGDHKDWDKNGKVDDPGDGFGLLLNGGQSGYIEGTITHSELSASSGDATANIKIHAEHVIISGKNVEGWASQLRDVAKRILESAPGQISEADVRLAVTLADQIRNGIDLDGNETVDPVAGEGGAITAYEHAEYMADMQILEGENQTPPPAGQ, via the coding sequence ATGGCAGACTGGATCGGACAGACCATCGGCAAAGTCCGCATCGAGAACTACATTGCGCGCGGGGGCATGGCGGAAGTATTCCTCGGCACGCACCTCACCCTCGACCGTCACGTGGCGGTCAAATTCATGCACAGTCATGTCGAATCCGAGCCGGAACTTCTCGATAGATTCCAGCGCGAAGCCAAAGCAGTGGCGGCATTAAGGCATCCGAACATTGTCCAGGTCTATGACTTTGACACGCACAACGGCCATCCATACATTGTGATGGAGTACATCAACGGGCCCTCCCTGGCGATGTACCTGCGCACCCTGCATAAAAACGGAGGGAAATTAACCCTGAAACAAGTGGCGCAATTACTCAAGCCGCTCGCTGAGGGACTGGATTATGCCCATTCTCAAGGCATCATTCACCGCGACATAAAGCCCGGCAATATCATCCTGAGCAATAACAGCGCCGAATACTCGTCCGATAAGCCCCTCCCTCCCGATACAAGTTGCGTCATAACCGACTTCGGTCTGGCGCGCATCTCAGGCTCGCTCACCCAGACCGCATCGGGCTTGGTCAGCGGAACCCCCGCTTACATGTCGCCGGAACAGGCGCAGGGCAATTCATCCGTCGATCACCGGGCTGATATTTATTCGCTCACTGTCGTACTATATGAAATGCTCGCGGGTCGCGTGCCCTTCGACGGTGATTCATCCCTCGGCGTGATCCTGAAACTCATCTCGGAACCGCCACCGCCGATCGAAAATATCTCGCCGGAAATTCAAGCGGTCGTCAGCAAAGGATTGGAAAAACTCCCCGAGAATCGACACCGGTCCGCCCGGGAACTGCTAGGGGAATTCTACGAAGCGATCGGGATGCACGCCGAAGCGGAAACCATCCATTCGCTCCGCTTCAAGACTCCGCCCCCAACAGCGTCAAGAACCAAGCCTGCCCAAACCCGAATCAACCCCATATGGATCGGCGCGGGAATCTTTGCCTGTCTTTGTTTCGGCGTTTTCGCCGCCAGCCTGCTGGGAATTTCTGTTTTTACGTTGTTGCCTGGGAGGACAACGCCTGAACAGGGCATCGCGGGATCAACCCCGCAAGAGACCCATGCGGCGGGCGTGGATGAAGCGGGGGGAGCTTCGGTCATTCCCATCGCTGGCGACTTTCCCGTTCTACGTTTTCAAGACGCGCTCGACCAAGTCACGATAAGCGGCTCGTTCCCAGACCCCGAAGACGGACATTACTATGAAGCCTGGCTGATCGATGACAGCAATGAAGTCCTAACCAGCCTCGGGACTCTCGAAAAGAATCAAGCGGGTCAATATTCGCTGACGTATCTCGACCCGCAAAGCCGCAACCTATTAAATGTTTATAACCGAATGGAGATCACCCTTGAGGCGAATCCAGACCCAAGCCCGAACCCATCCGATGATATCGTTTATTCGTCTGCAGTCCCGCCCGGCGCATTGACTCACATCCGCCACTTGCTCGGCAGTTTTGGGGGCACACCGGACCAAACTCCGCTGACCACCGGCTTGCTGCAAACAAGTCAACTCGTCCATGATGCGGGAGAGGCAATGGCGGCCGCCCTCGAAGCGGGAGACGAAAAGACTTTGAGGATGAATGCCGAGGTGATGATCAATCTCATCGTCGGGAATCAGAGCGGGGATCATAAGGATTGGGATAAGAACGGCAAAGTGGATGACCCCGGCGATGGATTCGGACTTTTACTGAACGGCGGACAGAGCGGTTATATCGAAGGGACGATCACCCATTCCGAACTATCCGCTTCCTCCGGCGATGCGACAGCGAACATCAAAATCCACGCGGAGCATGTCATTATCAGCGGAAAAAATGTCGAGGGCTGGGCGAGCCAGCTCCGGGACGTTGCGAAGCGGATTCTCGAGTCCGCGCCTGGTCAAATCTCAGAGGCGGATGTCCGCCTGGCGGTCACTCTCGCGGATCAGATCCGCAACGGAATCGACCTCGATGGCAACGAAACCGTGGACCCGGTGGCTGGGGAGGGCGGCGCAATCACCGCATACGAACACGCCGAATACATGGCGGATATGCAAATACTCGAAGGGGAAAATCAAACGCCGCCCCCGGCTGGTCAATAG
- a CDS encoding serine/threonine protein kinase has protein sequence MTDLSGQYWSRYHLLEQLGEGGMATVYKAFDTRLERDVAIKVIRGDAFHPESLDEILKRFEREAKSLARLAHANIVKVYDYGEHEGAPFLVMEYLPGGNLKKLLGKPIAWKDALRYLLPIARGLAYAHQHGILHRDIKPANILITESGEPMLTDFGIAKMFEGEQQPALTLSGMIVGTPEYMAPEQWTGKVGRQSDMYSLGIVLYELVTGRKPYVADTPGAVLLKQSSEPLPRPSQFVGNLPDAVEKMLLKLLSKDPTDRYETMDALVDAMENLLGTTEDSTKAESSSLSIEENTPGMTSKESYLPPEGQIPVKSGWRPKRLFVAGGIAFVCLCLSLLAVYFLCILFSTPISNTEEVSTYPAQSPSPGAIDEIVPATIDVDPCEGMTDPGARLKFDFDQAVTCLIDIDRVRTFMANNIRYDPEYDIRERGGNEYVPARMVYEHGIDDADGCAILQCYFLEVNGRDAFMIGLSVESPVGSNVCGIKNEDGTILVLEGAGQAAGPFKSFTDLAGYYIERKWMLSGGSLRTLKASQVAQITTDFTTPTVLELPWVFQKY, from the coding sequence ATGACAGATCTTTCCGGTCAATATTGGAGCCGGTATCATCTATTGGAGCAACTTGGCGAAGGGGGGATGGCGACGGTTTACAAGGCGTTCGATACCCGGCTTGAGAGGGACGTGGCGATCAAGGTTATTCGCGGGGACGCCTTCCATCCCGAGTCTTTGGATGAGATTTTGAAGCGGTTCGAGCGGGAAGCGAAATCGCTGGCGCGCCTGGCACATGCGAATATCGTCAAGGTCTACGATTACGGGGAACACGAGGGCGCTCCATTTCTGGTGATGGAATATCTGCCGGGGGGTAACCTGAAGAAATTGCTGGGAAAACCCATCGCGTGGAAAGATGCTTTGCGTTACCTGCTGCCCATTGCCCGCGGATTGGCGTATGCGCATCAGCATGGGATCCTCCACCGGGATATTAAACCTGCCAATATCCTTATCACCGAGTCGGGCGAGCCGATGCTGACCGACTTCGGAATCGCTAAAATGTTCGAGGGGGAACAGCAACCGGCATTGACCTTGTCGGGAATGATCGTGGGAACTCCGGAATATATGGCACCAGAACAATGGACCGGTAAGGTCGGGCGGCAATCCGATATGTATTCCCTGGGGATCGTGCTTTATGAATTGGTGACCGGACGCAAACCATATGTGGCTGATACCCCCGGGGCAGTGCTGTTGAAACAGTCTTCAGAGCCGCTCCCACGACCAAGCCAGTTTGTTGGGAATCTACCTGATGCCGTTGAGAAGATGCTGCTCAAACTACTGTCAAAGGATCCAACAGATCGTTATGAGACCATGGATGCACTCGTGGATGCAATGGAGAATCTCCTGGGAACGACGGAAGATTCTACGAAAGCCGAAAGTTCGTCGTTGTCAATAGAAGAAAACACCCCCGGGATGACTTCAAAGGAATCTTACCTACCCCCTGAGGGGCAGATTCCTGTGAAAAGCGGATGGCGACCGAAGAGATTATTTGTGGCAGGGGGGATCGCGTTTGTTTGCTTATGCCTCTCTTTACTGGCAGTCTATTTCCTGTGTATTCTGTTCTCCACTCCGATTTCGAACACAGAAGAGGTTTCCACTTACCCCGCCCAATCCCCCAGCCCCGGCGCAATCGATGAAATCGTACCCGCTACCATCGACGTCGATCCATGTGAAGGCATGACCGACCCGGGCGCAAGACTGAAATTCGATTTTGATCAAGCTGTCACCTGCCTGATCGATATCGACCGTGTGCGGACATTCATGGCGAATAATATTCGATACGATCCGGAATATGACATTCGGGAACGGGGCGGGAACGAATATGTCCCTGCCCGCATGGTTTACGAACACGGCATAGATGACGCGGATGGATGCGCCATCCTCCAGTGCTACTTCCTTGAAGTCAACGGCCGGGATGCTTTTATGATCGGTCTCAGCGTCGAAAGCCCGGTTGGTAGTAATGTCTGCGGCATAAAGAACGAAGACGGAACGATCCTTGTCCTCGAAGGTGCGGGTCAGGCCGCCGGACCTTTCAAATCCTTTACCGATCTGGCAGGATACTACATCGAGCGGAAATGGATGTTGAGCGGCGGTTCGCTCAGGACGTTGAAAGCCTCGCAGGTCGCCCAGATCACGACCGACTTCACAACCCCGACTGTTTTGGAACTGCCCTGGGTTTTTCAAAAGTATTAA
- a CDS encoding GNAT family N-acetyltransferase, whose protein sequence is MITIRPITPEEIPAARRVILTVAYNIYGWERGFEDMISHFETDKEFEDMAHVEEHYFQNDGHFLVALDGDNVIGSGAVRKFAARTAELKRMWLLEPYHGRGIGYQIINQLFDFARSKGYERIILQTSPEQTRAIAFYNRLGFYEIACYNEKPGEISMELRLA, encoded by the coding sequence ATGATCACTATCCGCCCCATCACTCCCGAAGAAATCCCCGCCGCGAGACGGGTCATTCTCACGGTTGCGTACAACATCTATGGCTGGGAACGTGGTTTTGAAGACATGATCAGCCACTTTGAAACCGATAAAGAGTTCGAGGACATGGCGCATGTCGAAGAGCATTATTTTCAGAACGACGGTCACTTTCTGGTTGCGCTTGATGGCGACAATGTCATCGGCTCTGGCGCGGTCCGCAAATTCGCTGCCAGGACCGCCGAATTGAAGCGGATGTGGCTGCTCGAGCCCTATCATGGCAGGGGAATTGGATATCAGATCATCAATCAGCTGTTCGATTTCGCCCGCTCCAAAGGCTATGAAAGAATCATCCTGCAAACCAGCCCGGAACAGACGCGAGCCATCGCTTTTTACAATCGACTTGGGTTTTATGAGATCGCCTGCTACAACGAGAAACCCGGCGAGATTTCGATGGAATTAAGATTAGCTTAG
- the metG gene encoding methionine--tRNA ligase translates to MTETILVAVAWPYANAEIHVGNITGSHLPGDIFARYNRLKGNKVLMITGTDSHGTPVTMSADKLGKPVEEVYKTFHEGFIELFQQIGITYDLYTTTHSDNHFKVSQAMFLALQKNGYLYREFSKQWYSPSAGKFLPDRYVEGTCYICGFEGARSDQCDNCGNVLEPEKLKNPRAKTGDGALELRDTEHFYLDLSKLEPDVKKFLQSRSDHMRDTVLGESLRKIESEGLKPRSITRDLDWGIPVPVDEPQWKTKVLYVWFEAVIGYLSAPIEWAQLSGAKEAWRDWWINPAAKQFHFIGKDNIFFHTSQWPAELMGAGSAFLEFFAGEEGAPLILPFDVPANQFMNLESQKISGSRNWAVWGRDALTRYDPDAIRYYLTANMPEAKDSDWDWAEFVARNNNELVATWGNLANRVLSFCYKHWEGHVPNVDTTSLRPADLDLLATIEAGFNTVGAELDAVRLRSALGETMKLATVVNQYLDINAPWSAVKTDKDGAAKTIYTALKAIDSLKIMFAPFIPFTSERLHGFFGYETPLFGEQYTEEVTDAIGTHKVLRYKPVEGLQWKPSDLKPGAKLNQPGPLFKKLETDVIEAERGRLGK, encoded by the coding sequence ATGACCGAAACCATTTTAGTAGCCGTCGCCTGGCCCTATGCCAATGCCGAAATTCACGTGGGCAACATAACCGGCTCACACCTGCCCGGGGATATCTTCGCCCGTTACAATCGCCTCAAGGGCAACAAGGTATTGATGATCACCGGCACCGACTCACACGGCACACCCGTCACCATGAGCGCGGACAAACTTGGCAAGCCCGTCGAGGAAGTGTACAAAACCTTCCATGAGGGCTTTATCGAGCTGTTCCAACAGATCGGCATCACCTACGACCTGTACACCACCACCCACAGCGACAATCACTTCAAAGTGTCGCAGGCGATGTTCCTTGCCTTGCAGAAGAACGGCTATCTCTACCGTGAGTTCAGCAAACAATGGTACTCCCCCAGCGCGGGAAAATTCCTGCCGGACCGCTACGTCGAAGGGACATGTTACATCTGCGGCTTCGAAGGTGCGCGCTCGGATCAATGCGATAACTGCGGCAATGTGCTCGAACCGGAGAAGTTAAAAAATCCGCGTGCGAAGACGGGCGATGGCGCTCTTGAATTACGCGATACCGAACATTTTTATCTCGACCTCTCCAAACTCGAGCCGGATGTCAAGAAGTTCCTGCAATCACGCTCCGACCACATGCGCGATACGGTCTTGGGCGAATCCTTGCGCAAGATCGAAAGCGAGGGACTCAAGCCTCGTTCGATTACACGCGACTTGGATTGGGGCATTCCCGTCCCTGTGGATGAGCCGCAATGGAAGACCAAAGTTTTGTATGTTTGGTTTGAAGCCGTTATCGGCTATCTCTCCGCTCCGATCGAGTGGGCACAGTTATCGGGCGCGAAAGAGGCGTGGCGTGATTGGTGGATCAACCCCGCCGCGAAGCAATTCCACTTCATCGGCAAAGACAATATCTTCTTCCACACGTCACAATGGCCCGCCGAGTTGATGGGCGCAGGAAGCGCGTTCCTTGAATTTTTTGCTGGCGAAGAAGGCGCGCCGCTCATCCTGCCGTTCGATGTGCCAGCCAATCAATTCATGAATCTCGAGTCGCAGAAGATCAGCGGTTCACGCAACTGGGCGGTTTGGGGACGCGACGCCCTCACCCGCTACGACCCGGACGCCATCCGCTATTACCTGACGGCGAACATGCCCGAAGCCAAAGACAGCGATTGGGATTGGGCCGAGTTCGTGGCGCGCAACAACAACGAACTCGTGGCGACCTGGGGCAACCTTGCCAACCGAGTGCTGTCATTTTGTTATAAGCATTGGGAAGGTCATGTGCCAAATGTGGACACAACCTCGCTTCGCCCCGCAGACCTTGACCTGCTCGCCACCATCGAGGCTGGATTCAACACTGTGGGCGCCGAACTCGACGCTGTGCGTCTGCGCTCAGCTTTGGGCGAGACGATGAAACTCGCCACTGTTGTCAATCAATATCTTGACATCAATGCGCCGTGGTCTGCTGTGAAGACCGACAAAGACGGCGCCGCCAAGACCATCTACACCGCGTTGAAAGCGATTGACTCATTGAAGATCATGTTCGCGCCGTTCATCCCCTTCACCTCCGAGCGCCTGCACGGATTCTTTGGCTACGAGACACCGCTCTTTGGTGAGCAATACACCGAAGAAGTCACCGACGCCATCGGCACACACAAGGTGCTGAGATACAAACCGGTTGAAGGCTTGCAATGGAAACCCAGCGACTTGAAACCCGGCGCAAAATTGAATCAACCCGGTCCGCTGTTCAAGAAGTTGGAAACGGATGTGATCGAGGCGGAACGGGGACGATTAGGTAAGTGA
- a CDS encoding SRPBCC domain-containing protein, giving the protein MSTVTAETFVRTPLKFAYRAFTNATSLREWLCDVATVAPHPSGRMYLWWAGDFYSSGHYLELEENKCVKFRWYSNIDPAPTEVTVTFTEKDGGVNVRMDHEVPEDEPWNGKPESFRENWQDSLRNLKSVLETGIDLRIAGTVEGMGAQRAGIKRDDVLVSMAGKPITNDFTSLQVAIAGKKGGDVVEVEYYRGSEKNSVAMELSKRPMVDVPFDPAELAKQARALFEPALSEIEKCFEGFSDAQAMKRPAPNEWSALEVVAHLIQGERFNVNYLSTLVDGYESVADGFGGNITESVAATVKANPSTKLMMDALRRSVDEILLFVEMLPGDFVANKGSYYRFGSGMLQPGFHLNAHTQQIREALAAAK; this is encoded by the coding sequence ATGAGCACAGTAACCGCTGAAACCTTTGTTCGAACCCCGCTGAAATTTGCCTATCGCGCCTTTACGAATGCGACCTCCCTGCGCGAATGGCTGTGCGATGTTGCCACAGTCGCGCCGCACCCAAGCGGACGCATGTATCTATGGTGGGCTGGTGATTTCTATTCCAGCGGGCATTACCTGGAATTGGAAGAAAATAAATGCGTGAAGTTCCGCTGGTATTCGAACATCGACCCCGCGCCTACCGAAGTTACCGTTACATTTACAGAAAAGGATGGAGGAGTGAACGTCCGCATGGACCATGAAGTGCCGGAGGACGAACCGTGGAACGGCAAACCGGAAAGTTTCCGCGAAAACTGGCAGGACAGCCTGCGGAATTTGAAATCTGTTCTGGAAACCGGGATCGACCTGCGCATCGCCGGAACGGTGGAAGGGATGGGCGCACAGCGCGCGGGAATCAAGCGCGACGACGTCCTTGTAAGCATGGCGGGCAAACCCATCACCAATGATTTCACGAGTCTGCAAGTCGCCATTGCCGGTAAGAAAGGCGGGGACGTGGTGGAAGTGGAATACTATCGCGGTTCGGAGAAAAATTCCGTCGCGATGGAATTGAGCAAACGCCCGATGGTGGATGTGCCGTTCGATCCTGCTGAACTGGCGAAACAAGCCCGCGCCTTGTTCGAGCCTGCGCTTTCCGAGATCGAAAAATGCTTCGAAGGGTTCAGCGACGCGCAAGCGATGAAACGCCCCGCGCCGAACGAGTGGAGCGCGCTTGAAGTGGTGGCGCATCTCATTCAGGGCGAACGCTTCAATGTCAATTATCTTTCCACGCTCGTTGACGGGTATGAATCCGTGGCAGACGGTTTTGGCGGCAACATCACCGAGTCGGTGGCAGCAACTGTGAAAGCCAACCCGTCGACCAAATTGATGATGGACGCCCTGCGCCGCAGTGTGGATGAAATATTGCTGTTCGTGGAAATGCTCCCTGGAGACTTCGTGGCGAATAAAGGCAGTTATTACCGCTTCGGCAGCGGCATGCTCCAGCCGGGTTTTCACTTAAACGCGCATACTCAACAAATCCGTGAAGCGCTGGCAGCCGCAAAATAG
- a CDS encoding serpin family protein → MKTYPKLVIPIILMTILLSACGGAPVSMAESGRAREKNPNVSQANLQTLVDGNNAFALDLYQSLRTQNGNLILSPFSISLALAMTYAGARGETEAQMANVLRFGSQEQLHSAFNALDLALEETPIVLDKEQEPMQLNIANSVWAEQTFTFRPDFLDTLSVNYGAGIHLLDFITQPEPSRREINNWVSDETNDKIRDLLPGDSIKPTTKMVLVNAIYFKADWLSPFDANDTRDGDFKLLDGSKVTVPMMGHQLYIPYFAGDGFAAAELPYVGESAVMTLLVPDEGRFEEIESKLNGAMFNEVLTNLSQADVTLRMPKFEFESAFSLTDTLAGMGMPLAFDKDFADFSGMTDQQALFIGNIIHKAIVTVDEEGTEAAAATAVIMDLATAMEPENILIIDRPFIYFIRDVESGQILFIGRVMNPK, encoded by the coding sequence ATGAAAACATATCCAAAGCTTGTTATCCCGATCATTCTGATGACGATCCTGCTTTCGGCCTGCGGTGGAGCGCCAGTGAGCATGGCCGAGTCGGGGCGGGCGCGGGAAAAGAATCCCAACGTGAGCCAGGCGAATCTGCAAACTTTGGTGGATGGAAACAATGCCTTCGCCCTGGACCTGTACCAGTCGCTTCGGACTCAAAACGGGAACTTGATCCTCTCTCCGTTCAGCATTTCCCTTGCCCTGGCAATGACGTACGCGGGCGCGCGCGGCGAAACCGAGGCACAAATGGCAAACGTGCTGCGATTCGGTTCGCAAGAGCAATTGCATTCCGCATTCAATGCCCTTGACCTCGCTTTGGAAGAGACCCCCATTGTGCTGGATAAGGAACAAGAGCCCATGCAACTGAACATCGCCAACTCCGTTTGGGCTGAGCAAACTTTCACCTTTCGACCCGATTTTCTGGATACCCTTTCCGTCAACTATGGCGCGGGCATTCACCTGCTTGATTTCATCACCCAGCCCGAGCCTTCGCGCAGAGAGATCAACAATTGGGTCAGCGATGAAACGAACGATAAGATCAGGGATCTTCTGCCTGGAGATTCCATAAAACCAACCACCAAAATGGTGCTTGTCAACGCGATTTACTTCAAAGCGGACTGGCTCTCTCCGTTCGACGCCAACGATACCCGGGACGGCGACTTCAAGTTGCTCGACGGTTCCAAAGTCACCGTGCCGATGATGGGGCATCAGCTATATATCCCCTATTTCGCCGGGGATGGTTTTGCGGCGGCGGAACTCCCCTACGTGGGCGAATCGGCCGTAATGACCCTGCTTGTTCCTGATGAAGGCCGGTTCGAAGAGATTGAATCTAAGTTAAACGGCGCAATGTTCAATGAAGTGTTGACAAATCTCAGCCAGGCAGATGTCACTTTGCGAATGCCAAAGTTTGAATTCGAGAGCGCATTTTCATTAACTGACACACTGGCAGGCATGGGCATGCCTCTCGCATTCGACAAAGATTTTGCGGATTTTTCCGGCATGACCGATCAACAAGCCCTGTTCATCGGCAATATCATCCACAAAGCTATTGTGACAGTCGATGAAGAAGGTACTGAAGCCGCAGCGGCAACAGCAGTCATCATGGACCTGGCAACTGCGATGGAGCCGGAAAATATTCTTATCATCGACCGACCGTTCATTTATTTCATCCGCGATGTGGAAAGCGGGCAAATCCTATTTATTGGGCGGGTGATGAATCCGAAATGA
- a CDS encoding DUF177 domain-containing protein has protein sequence MANPRKPFRFNVGFIIHEEVGYNHDFPFEFEKVTLGGDLELRNFEGGVNVGKTPQGLIAQGKFAAETTLTCSRCLTDFVQEMDWEFTELYAFDQRSVTDSGLILPEDAHLDVEELLRDYAVLEIPINPICKAGCLGLCSECGQNLNEKDCGHRPAESDSPFAKLKDLL, from the coding sequence ATGGCTAACCCAAGAAAACCGTTTCGATTCAATGTCGGCTTCATCATCCATGAAGAGGTCGGATATAACCATGATTTCCCCTTCGAATTCGAGAAGGTCACGCTCGGCGGCGACCTTGAACTTCGAAATTTCGAGGGCGGCGTCAATGTCGGCAAAACCCCGCAGGGCTTGATCGCCCAGGGGAAATTTGCCGCCGAAACCACCCTTACCTGTTCGCGCTGTCTCACCGATTTTGTGCAGGAAATGGATTGGGAGTTTACCGAACTTTATGCGTTCGACCAGCGTTCGGTCACCGACTCGGGTCTGATCCTCCCGGAAGATGCGCATCTCGATGTGGAAGAACTTCTGCGTGATTATGCCGTGTTGGAGATACCAATCAATCCCATTTGTAAAGCAGGGTGCCTGGGCTTATGCTCCGAATGCGGACAGAACCTGAACGAAAAGGACTGCGGTCACCGCCCGGCGGAGTCTGATTCGCCCTTCGCAAAACTTAAGGATTTGCTGTAA